A single Vigna radiata var. radiata cultivar VC1973A chromosome 8, Vradiata_ver6, whole genome shotgun sequence DNA region contains:
- the LOC106771375 gene encoding uncharacterized protein LOC106771375: protein MDSTKGDNGKPKLAANVTSCRKKKNEEATFLEDVKDHIDEFIHASMDEHKTCFKNTMQKMFGMSKAVAERNTTDAAKEVESSLPLQTTLEG from the exons ATGGATTCCACAAAAGGGGACAATGGAAAACCTAAATTAGCTGCCAATGTTACTTCATGtcgaaagaagaagaatgaagaagccACTTTTTTGGAGGACGTGAAAGATCACATTGACGAGTTTATTCACGCTTCTATGGATGAGCATAAAACTTGCTTCAAGAACACAATGCAGAAG ATGTTTGGTATGTCCAAGGCTGTTGCAGAGAGGAACACCACTGACGCTGCCAAAGAAGTTGAGAGTTCTCTGCCTCTTCAGACAACTTTGGAAGGTTAG